One Prunus dulcis chromosome 8, ALMONDv2, whole genome shotgun sequence DNA window includes the following coding sequences:
- the LOC117636620 gene encoding uncharacterized protein LOC117636620 isoform X2: protein MQKDHNNSKPTFTQILVASSIGIIIAAAVHYRLRKLKDQKIIPRLKISDSSRVQHKLERFPHYVARQLGFKDRRECPHLCKLATEYIRKFEGFEDDIYNFFSSEPDADSLFVKLVEEFERCILSYFAFHWSLADLMISQILSCDAEPKKKLKNIVMAATREQRFERVTKNLKVARVFTTLVEEMKAMGLATAVDDSTCTEVMAPVAHADRSPVLLLMGGGMGAGKSTVLKDILKETFWAGAAGNAVVIEADAFKETDVIYRALSSRGHHDMLQTAELVHQSSTDAASSLLVTALNEGRDVIMDGTLSWVPFVVQTVTMARNVHRRRYRMGPGYKEGEDGTVIENYWERLDDEEPEQVGGRKRKPYRIELVGVVCDAYLAAIRGIRRAIMCRRAVRVNSQLKSHKRFANAFLTYCQLVDNARLYCTNALEGPPKLIGWKDKDRTLLVDPDEIDCLKRVGRLNDTANSIYELYKHPNPACETGSIWKDIVLSPSRLNIQKELKYSIQKAERLKR from the exons TATCTGACTCTAGCCGTGTTCAACACAAGCTTGAAAGGTTCCCTCATTATGTAG CTAGGCAGCTGGGATTTAAAGACAGAAGAGAATGTCCACATCTCTGCAAGTTAGCCACTGAATACATCAGAAAATTCGAAGGGTTTGAGGATGATATCTATAACTTCTTCTCAAGTGAACCGGATGCCGATTCGCTGTTTGTGAAGCTTGTGGAGGAGTTTGAGAGATGCATCCTCAGCTATTTTGCATTTCATTGGAGCCTAGCTGACCTCATGATTAGTCAG ATCTTGAGCTGTGATGCTGAGCCTAAAAAGAAGCTCAAGAACATTGTCATGGCAGCAACCAG AGAACAGAGATTTGAGAGGGTgacaaaaaatttgaaggtGGCTAGAGTTTTCACAACGTTAGTGGAAGAGATGAAAGCAATGGGACTGGCGACGGCGGTGGATGACTCAACATGTACAGAGGTGATGGCTCCAGTAGCACATGCTGATAGAAGTCCAGTCCTCCTCCTCATGGGAGGTGGAATGGGAGCAGGGAAGAGCACTGTGCTAAAGGACATCCTCAAAGA AACATTCTGGGCTGGAGCAGCGGGGAATGCAGTAGTCATTGAGGCAGATGCCTTCAAAGAAACAGATGTTATATATAGAGCCCTCAGCTCTAGAGGACATCATGACATGCTTCAAACTGCTGAACTG GTACACCAATCATCTACGGACGCAGCATCATCACTCTTGGTCACAGCACTTAATGAAGGGCGGGATGTGATCATGGATGGCACACTCTCTTGGGTACCATTTGTTGTGCAGACGGTAACAATGGCCAGAAATGTCCACCGCCGCCGTTATCGGATGGGACCTGGTTACAAGGAGGGTGAAGATGGAACTGTTATAGAAAACTATTGGGAACGACTTGACGATGAAGAACCAGAACAAGTAGGAGGCAGAAAGAGAAAACCATACAGGATAGAGCTTGTTGGAGTTGTGTGTGATGCTTATCTAGCTGCTATAAGAGGCATAAG GAGAGCTATCATGTGTAGAAGAGCTGTACGAGTAAACTCACAATTGAAATCCCACAAGAGATTTGCAAATGCATTTCTAACATATTGCCAACTGGTTGACAACGCAAGACTATATTGCACTAATGCATTGGAAGGTCCACCTAAG TTGATAGGATGGAAAGACAAAGACAGAACCTTGCTTGTTGATCCGGACGAAATTGATTGCTTGAAAAGGGTGGGCCGATTAAATGACACAGCGAATTCCATATACGAACTTTACAAGCACCCTAACCCAGCTTGTGAAACTGGGTCAATCTGGAAGGACATTGTCTTATCACCTTCAAGATtaaacattcaaaaagagCTGAAGTACTCCATCCAGAAAGCTGAAAGATTGAAACGATAA